A window from Ignavibacteriota bacterium encodes these proteins:
- a CDS encoding stage 0 sporulation protein, protein MIDKSQPNSHNHHSLSNTLIDDNYYNLVHDKITKELICCNSEILEIQPNEKIIEEINSNGNSKILIAKSKGLLGIHFCENSGNLPIKLFDDVILKVDDEFEFATIIETGKIVDFKLSKIETSEMKLPVIDRVVNEKDIERNISNVINCSEARKIFLKYVHELSLDMKLVDIHFQFDRKKLFFFYTSDGRVDFRELAKKLAATFKTRIELRQMGVRDEAKRIGGLATCGREFCCTTFITNFKRITTDIAEENNVANSISKYTGPCGKLKCCLSFELE, encoded by the coding sequence ATGATTGATAAATCCCAACCGAATTCACACAACCATCACAGTCTATCAAACACTCTTATTGACGATAATTATTACAATTTAGTTCATGATAAAATTACTAAAGAATTAATTTGCTGTAATTCTGAAATTCTTGAAATTCAACCCAATGAAAAAATTATTGAAGAAATAAATAGTAACGGTAATTCAAAAATATTAATTGCAAAAAGTAAGGGTCTTTTAGGTATTCACTTTTGTGAAAACAGTGGAAATTTACCCATTAAATTATTTGATGATGTAATTTTAAAAGTAGATGATGAATTTGAATTTGCTACAATTATAGAAACCGGTAAAATTGTAGATTTCAAACTTTCCAAGATTGAAACTAGTGAAATGAAATTGCCAGTAATTGACAGAGTTGTAAATGAAAAAGATATTGAAAGAAATATAAGTAATGTTATTAATTGCTCAGAAGCAAGAAAAATTTTCTTAAAGTATGTTCATGAACTTTCTTTGGATATGAAATTAGTTGATATACATTTTCAATTTGATAGAAAAAAATTATTCTTTTTTTATACTTCAGATGGAAGAGTTGATTTCCGCGAATTGGCTAAAAAATTGGCTGCTACATTTAAAACCCGAATTGAATTAAGACAAATGGGTGTTAGAGATGAAGCTAAAAGAATCGGGGGATTAGCAACTTGCGGAAGGGAATTTTGCTGTACAACATTTATCACAAACTTTAAGAGAATTACTACAGACATTGCCGAAGAGAATAATGTGGCAAACAGCATTTCAAAATATACAGGTCCTTGTGGAAAATTAAAATGTTGCCTTTCTTTTGAATTGGAATAA
- a CDS encoding peptidoglycan DD-metalloendopeptidase family protein, which yields MKKSLYYYSDKKLQFIEIKNFYSKFLSLVALFGLLSSLIIFGGYLFISSFINSTFDIESLSTENKILKSKYKEVANHLIALNETIDKLREKDDALRISVNLKPLQNDEKYFGIGGSEFKEILPTSISDVSNLLENLDNSINTLKTKITVAEENYNEIENSLKNNIKLFQSIPAILPADGNIGDRFGMRFHPILKISRMHTGLDVVVDTGTEIFAPGDGKVIEAGVHYGYGNTIQVDHGFGYVTLYAHLSKIKVSKGQKVKRGDLIGLSGSSGELSTGPHLHYEVLHDGVHLNPENFIFSDIKVFDINNEKVQSRGVIQ from the coding sequence ATGAAGAAAAGTCTTTATTATTACTCAGATAAAAAACTCCAATTCATCGAAATAAAGAATTTTTACTCAAAATTTCTTTCGTTAGTTGCTCTATTTGGGTTACTGTCTTCATTAATAATTTTTGGTGGATATCTTTTTATTTCTAGTTTTATAAATTCCACTTTTGATATAGAATCATTAAGTACTGAGAATAAAATTTTAAAATCAAAATACAAAGAAGTTGCAAATCATTTAATTGCACTTAATGAAACAATAGATAAGTTGAGAGAAAAAGATGATGCTCTTAGAATTTCAGTAAATTTAAAACCTTTACAAAATGATGAAAAGTATTTTGGTATTGGCGGTTCTGAATTTAAAGAAATTCTTCCAACAAGTATTTCTGATGTAAGCAATCTTTTAGAAAATTTGGATAATTCAATTAATACATTAAAGACAAAAATTACAGTTGCTGAAGAAAATTATAACGAAATAGAAAATTCCTTAAAAAATAATATTAAACTTTTTCAATCAATTCCGGCAATTTTACCAGCAGATGGAAATATTGGAGATAGATTTGGAATGCGTTTTCATCCTATTTTAAAAATTAGCAGAATGCATACCGGTCTTGATGTGGTTGTTGATACCGGAACGGAAATATTTGCGCCGGGCGATGGAAAAGTAATTGAAGCTGGAGTTCATTACGGCTATGGGAATACAATACAAGTTGATCATGGATTCGGTTATGTTACACTTTATGCTCATTTATCCAAAATTAAAGTTTCAAAAGGACAAAAAGTTAAAAGAGGTGATTTAATTGGATTATCCGGAAGTTCCGGTGAACTTTCTACCGGACCACATTTGCATTATGAAGTTTTACATGACGGAGTTCATTTAAATCCGGAAAATTTTATATTTAGTGATATTAAAGTATTTGATATAAATAATGAAAAAGTTCAAAGTAGGGGAGTGATACAATAA
- a CDS encoding DUF2795 domain-containing protein, protein MIWTIELASYLVDAPWPATKEELIEYADRIGSPVEVIENLNELDDDEEIYESIEDIWPDYPSDEDFFYFDDENEFN, encoded by the coding sequence ATGATTTGGACTATAGAATTAGCATCCTATTTAGTTGATGCACCTTGGCCGGCTACAAAAGAAGAATTAATCGAATATGCCGATAGAATTGGAAGTCCGGTTGAAGTTATAGAAAATCTGAATGAATTAGATGATGACGAAGAAATATATGAAAGCATCGAGGATATTTGGCCGGATTATCCAAGCGATGAAGATTTCTTTTATTTTGATGATGAGAACGAATTCAATTAG
- a CDS encoding 3-hydroxybutyryl-CoA dehydrogenase (converts (S)-3-hydroxybutanoyl-CoA to 3-acetoacetyl-CoA): protein MKKIVVIGAGTMGNGIAHVFAQNNFKVDFVDISEELVNKGISIIKKNLDRQLQKGIISESNLNETILNINPIVGIENISSNVDLVIEAIIENKLAKINLYNKLLDIIKPNCIISTNTSSISITELSANINADKFIGMHFMNPVPVMKLVEIIRGFSTSDETFSAINDLVIKIGKIPVEVNDYPGFISNRILMPMINEAIFALYENVSKKEDIDTVMKLGMAHPMGPLELADFIGLDVCLSIMNVLYEGFNDSKYRPCPLLKNMVAAKKLGRKSGEGFYKY from the coding sequence ATTAAAAAAATTGTAGTTATTGGTGCAGGAACAATGGGAAACGGTATTGCGCATGTTTTTGCACAGAATAATTTTAAGGTTGATTTTGTAGATATTTCTGAAGAATTAGTGAATAAAGGAATTTCAATAATTAAGAAGAATCTTGATCGCCAATTACAAAAAGGAATAATTTCGGAGTCTAATCTAAATGAAACAATTCTAAATATAAATCCAATAGTGGGAATTGAAAATATTTCAAGTAATGTTGATTTAGTTATTGAAGCAATAATTGAAAACAAATTAGCTAAAATCAATTTATATAATAAATTATTAGATATAATTAAACCAAATTGTATCATTTCTACAAATACTTCATCAATTTCCATTACTGAATTGAGTGCAAATATAAATGCTGATAAATTTATTGGAATGCATTTTATGAATCCCGTTCCAGTTATGAAATTAGTTGAAATTATAAGAGGATTTTCAACCAGCGATGAAACATTTTCAGCAATAAATGATTTAGTGATAAAAATTGGGAAAATTCCAGTAGAAGTAAACGATTATCCCGGATTTATTTCCAATAGAATTTTAATGCCAATGATTAATGAGGCAATTTTTGCACTTTATGAAAATGTTTCTAAAAAAGAAGATATTGATACGGTAATGAAATTAGGTATGGCTCATCCAATGGGACCGCTTGAATTAGCAGATTTTATTGGTTTAGATGTATGTCTTTCTATTATGAATGTTTTATATGAAGGATTTAATGATTCAAAATATCGTCCATGTCCATTATTAAAAAACATGGTTGCTGCAAAAAAATTAGGACGAAAGTCTGGTGAAGGTTTTTATAAATATTGA